A stretch of Eleutherodactylus coqui strain aEleCoq1 chromosome 9, aEleCoq1.hap1, whole genome shotgun sequence DNA encodes these proteins:
- the LRRC30 gene encoding leucine-rich repeat-containing protein 30, with protein MGATFSYQCSKNKNTKRQKSRKEISSLNIFSESNASGKKGSVIFNYILKNEAEIPNFIWHMKSVEKLNLSHNRLSKVPPAVAALEHIIVLNLCGNCIVHLPQELGLLRNLKVLFVNMNYLSEVPEELHLCRKLEVLSLSHNFISGLPSAYSELSKLRKLNVSNNFLVNIPACVFQIKTLEFLHLGSNNIESIAESVNYLESLKILIIDYNNIAALPRTICLLTSLEHLNVDYNKIQTLPNDLFLLTNLGRIAWNPLDKGFHVFNNPLVKPLPACVEGGLDMLVSYLKDG; from the coding sequence ATGGGAGCTACTTTTTCATATCAGTGTTCCAAGAACAAAAACACGAAAAGGCAAAAATCAAGAAAAGAAATATCATCACTCAATATATTTTCAGAATCCAATGCATCGGGCAAAAAGGGCTCTGTAATTTTCAACTATATCTTGAAGAACGAAGCAGAAATCCCTAACTTCATTTGGCACATGAAATCAGTCGAAAAACTCAACCTGTCACATAACCGGCTTTCCAAGGTTCCTCCAGCAGTGGCTGCGCTGGAACATATAATAGTTTTGAACTTGTGTGGAAATTGCATTGTTCACCTTCCTCAAGAGCTCGGTCTATTGAGGAACCTCAAAGTCCTCTTTGTCAACATGAATTACTTGAGTGAAGTGCCAGAAGAACTGCATTTATGCAGGAAGTTGGAAGTCCTCAGCCTGTCACACAATTTTATATCAGGACTCCCGTCAGCCTACAGCGAGTTGTCAAAACTAAGGAAACTAAATGTAAGCAACAACTTTCTAGTTAACATCCCTGCATGCGTCTTTCAGATCAAGACACTGGAATTTCTACACCTGGGATCAAATAACATTGAGAGCATTGCAGAGAGCGTCAACTATCTGGAGAGCTTGAAAATACTGATTATTGACTATAACAATATTGCTGCCTTGCCTCGTACAATCTGCTTGTTGACCTCTTTAGAGCACTTAAATGTGGATTACAATAAAATACAAACACTTCCCAATGATTTGTTCTTATTGACCAATTTAGGAAGAATTGCCTGGAATCCGCTGGACAAAGGATTTCATGTTTTTAACAATCCTTTGGTTAAGCCTTTACCAGCCTGTGTGGAAGGGGGGCTCGATATGCTGGTTAGTTACCTTAAAGATGGTTAA